The Rosa rugosa chromosome 1, drRosRugo1.1, whole genome shotgun sequence genomic sequence GTTTGGCAGCAAGGAGGACTATTTTTAATGAGACTCAACAGTCCCAACAGCAGCCCCAACACCTTCTACCACAATCCCACCAAAAACCATGGGATTGTGCAAGCCTCCTTCTACTCCACTATTCATcattctcactctctctcatgATCCTGCTCTCTCTCGAccccgctctctctctctctctctctctctccccaattTCATTTCGGATCAGCCACTGGGCAGATCGCACAATAGAAGAACACCCAACACTAGGATGATTCTATGCAAGCTAAGAATCTCTCATTTCTCAGTTCTCACTTTCCTCACCAGACCTTAACCCCCAAAACCAGAggcctcttcttcctcctccctcTATTGTCTCTACATTTCCAGGCGTCGGATTCAAATCCTCAACGGCTCAACACCGGCCGAGACCCACAGCTGTATCCGGTAATCAATCGATGGGTCTCAGATTATGGGCTGAAAGCACCGACGAAGACGAAGATGAAGCTCAGATTCAGACCAAATCTGAGATGATTGCGATCCTGGGGAAGGGTTTCGATGGAGTCGGAGAGGCTTTCTTCGATTCCGGAGTGGAACTTCACCAAGATTTTGAGGAACTTCACAGGAACGCTCATCTGGAGATGATTAAACTCTCGAAGAAGTTTGCAGCATTGAAGAGGAAGTATCAATGATAGTCCTGTCATCACCAAACATGAGTCAAGTACTAGAATAGCATAAGCCAGGCTAGAGGAGTCCAGGACTCTTATAGAAATTAAGGTGGGCAATGACAGTCCTGTGTAACAAACGCGGCCAGTTTGCTAGACTATCAGCTAAAGAATTAGCCTCACGCCATACATGACAGAAAGAGACAGAGTCAAAGTGCCGTGCAAGCTCCTTGACATCTTGAATCACAAACTTGATTTTTCAAGGAATTGAGGTTCAATCATTAAGTGCATCAATAAAGAGCTCTAAATCTCCTTTCACAATAAGAGACCGAGAAGATATGCATGAAAGATGAGTTATACCTTCACGCAGGGCCATTGCTTCAGCTACAAGAATATCCATATGACCAAGGTTTTTACTCAttgcaagtaaaaaaaaaaaaaagaagatatcgTGGGAAGACTAGATAATTTGTAGTTTTactttacaaaaataatattcAATCAATTCATTCAGACCATGAATATAATAGTAGCCGGGTCGAAAGGAGAACGATAAAGTTGGTAGATAATGTTGTAACGGAAAGGTTTGCTTAGCATCTTAAAATTGTCATGCCCGAAGGGATATTAATTATCTTATGAGTTCTATTGGAAAGGCATACCATGCAACTTTTAGCTTCAGCAAAAATCTCAAACCACCATGTAATCGACTAAATctttaaagagaaaaattcagctaccctcCCCAAACTATTATGCcaatgccaatttgatacccaaactctcaaacgtaccaatgtgatacccaaattCTTATATTGATATCAACGAGGTACCTCCGTACTATTTCCGTGACGGCCCCGTCAAATTGATGATGTGACAAGTACGtggagataaaaaaaaagaggtaaaagaccaaaatgacctcttctttttttttttctttttttctttttaaattgaatttctcaaccaatctctctctctctctctctcgctctggCTCTGCCGCACTCTGCTTCTTTGGCCGGAATCCGCTGCTTCTCTCCCCGTACAGATCATTGGAGTAACATTTGCAGATTGATTTCTTCACATAATAAACACCCAATAGAAACTAAAGCCACCCAGAGTTCATCAGTTGCTTCTTCTACGACTTCGTTTGGGAGCTCGAAGAGACGGTGTGGGTTTGGACGGAGAGCAAGCGACGGCCGCCATGGAGAGAGGCTGGATCACCTTCGTGTTTCAAAGTCAGAAACTTGCCGATGACTGGTCTTCAATTGCTTTGATAGATCCTCTTTTGATCAAAGAGGGAGGGATTTTCGAAACCGGTGGTATACGATAAATCACCAAATTTCATATGGTACTTATACGATCATCAGGCCACGATTTCAAGCCTTCGTCTTCTTTGATTCCAAACCAGGTATGGAGCTTTCCAAATTCCCTAATTTCAGCCCCCAATTATGTTCATTCTGTATTGCTTCGAATTTTTGCGATAAAGATTAAAGCTTTAGAACAAAACAGTGGTGAAATTCTAGTTTGTGAGTAATGTAGTttgctttctttgcttttagcTTCATAGTGGTGATTTTCTGCTCCTCCCAAGGAAAAGGAGGATACTGGAGAGGATATAGCAATTTATGGTTCAGATAGTGCTCGAAAAACTGAGAATAGTGGGCAGGATGATTCTTTTCATTCTGTGGAATCTGGACAAGTCCAGGAAACAATTGATAATGGAGGAACTGTACCTGAAAAGATGGATATTGAGATGACAGCAGCTGATGAAGATAATGTAGTAGAATCAGGAAAAAGGGGTGGCTGAGaatgttgttgttgatttgttggATTGGCAGGTGATACCGGCGCACAAATTGTCTGAATCGATTCGATAATGAGAGAGTTGGGTGCTTATTTACTTGGGCATTAAGGATTCATGGAATTGCTTGTTTGAGTTGATTCCCTCTGCTAATTGCTCTGGCTATTCCATTTATGGTACAATCATTCCAATTCCAGGTTCTTTATTCATTTCCTCATTGAGATTTGTAGGATTGCTAATGCTTGGATGAGTTTCAAACAAAGATACCAATCTCTAATAAATGGTTCTTTGCGAGTCTGGGTTTGCCTGATCTGGGCTAGaagaaaatcccagaagaagaagaataagagaagaagaaaaagaagaaaaagaaatgaaaagaaaaaaaaatgaattagcaaaaaaagagaggataaaaagtttatttagcccatgtgcttgccacgtcagcaaacagacggagccgttagagattttggacggaagtatcacgttgatgccaatttaggtcttcgggtatcacattgatacttttgagagttcgggtatcaaattgaccttggcagaatagtttggggagagtacctgaatttttctcatctTTAAAATAGACCTTGTAGTGCTTTGTTTTTGGTCTCGTCTTTTTGTTAAAAAAGGGGAAGATATAAGAGAGAAATGAAGGCGAAAGGTTCATGGGATGAACGTACTATTGTTAACTAACACTTTATTCTAATGATGTTTGAAGAGGAGCTCCTCAACGTGTTCAAACTTTAAACCATCCAGAGTTCCAGACATTCAAAGGAGGCTTTGGACCAATATTTATGATCAATTGATAGAGTTGTCATCATCGGAGAGAAAGGTTGGTGAGGatgttatatatagatatttaGTAGTTATTTGCTCCGACAAATCTAGAGATTCATGATCTGTTCAAACCTCCAACAGTTGCATACGTATtctattattttcattttcttgggGTCAATTTGTGTATGAAGTAATGGAGAGTATTGGACAATTTCTACGGTATGATCGAACTTAGTATGACATCATCATTACAGAAAATCACGTATTTTGAGTTTGCCTTATTAAATATCGTACCTAATTTTGAGTTTGTCGGTGAACTGTCGTATATCAATATTGTGGAGGTCACAAGTTTGAAtttcattgatatatatataaataagtgAAGTGCATAAAACTTAtagtttcttaaaaaaaaaaaaaaaaaaaaatctatatgcAATGTATAAAATATGTAAGTGCACTTAAGAAACTAAATAAAAGTAAATTAAATATCGAGTTTAACTTTGAGTACAATTAGGCGGCAAGCATGCGTTTTAGCATTAATAATTAAACACTATGTAATGAAAGCTAGCACAGAGTTTGTTAATATATGCAGGCTGTAGCTGGATGTTGGTTTCCCAAGCACGTGGAAATGAACTAGGATATGTTTTAAAACTGAAACATCCAGACTCGTCCAGTTCAATGCAAACCTATCACCATCTGTATCATAAGTTTGGAGGAACCCAGGATCAGTCAACCAAACTGAGCTTTACTACTCTTCATGATTCGTTTCACGAGTTCTACACCTAAGTTACTTCATAcaaaaccacgtggtgtggtgtgttagtcgagctgcctagtctggaacccctaggtctagagttcgaatctcagctccatcccgtggccaacagatttgagggacctgaGTTAGTGAAAACACCcaatggttcgtgcgtctgcggtgcagtgattagtctggctatgctgggatacactgcatgggtgtgtgtgttggttctattgacgtcttccactcaaaaaaaaaattacatacaaCTTGACTGCGTGTTAATAATGCCGACTTCCATTTTGAATTCTTTTCATGGACCGGAAAAACCATTACTACATGTTGAAAATAGAGACACATGCTATTAtgatatgtcgatgatatgtaGATTAGAGTTACTCACCGATCTTAAATTAGAGCaacatcaaaattaaaaatttgtcAAATAGAGGTTAAGAAATTGAACATAAGAATTTATATCGAAATGTTCTCTTTAATTATTAAAGGCATAGATTGCTAAAaaaaatttttatttaatgcaTGGCTGCTGATTGTTCATCAAAGTTACAATTAAATTTTTAGCATCTATAAGTAAAATTATTAGGACTAATAGCTATTATTCTCCCTGGTTGTTGTGTGACTTGTGTCGTTGTTTATTTGCACTCATAAATTCGTTTAAAACCAAGAGAGCCACATACTTTGATAAATCACAAAGTAAACTAAATACAAGTTATGGTAAActctatatttatttattttaatcagAATTTCCATACAAGTTGAGGTAGCTCATTTTTGGTCCTTGTTTAATAGTTGATTCGAAGTTCCTCCTCTCACACACCAATGGAGGGAAAAGAAAACCGTAAAAAAACAAGAGAGAACAGAGAGCGCTTAACTAGGCCCTCCATTGAATTTGAAGACCAAAGTCTCCTCTAAATTTAATAAACCAACCAAAAACCTTTTCCATTTGAGGCTTCCAAACCAACTCTCTCTTCCCTTTTGGATTGTCCACCTGGAATCAAGAATCTCATTCCCTTCTCTCTTTTGCACATCACCATCCACCATGACATAAGACAAACATTAGTGGCAATGTTCATAAAGAAAGCTTCTTTGCCTACAGTTTTGTTGTTCATACCTTTACCAACTGTTTCATCAGCCCAAGAGAGACAAACAAATCCTCAACTGATATATAATCAAACCGTAAGCAAGATCAAATTGTTGCTGCCCTTTTGATCGTTATTGATTTGGGTAACGCTCCCTTCAATATATAGTAAGTTTTCGTTTCATTTCAAACGGGTATTGCTTAGTTTGCTGTTCTATGTCTGGACTTGTTAATCTCTCAAGGGTCATTTGAGATTTTCTCTGATATGGGTGTGTATAAAGCTTTGGAATTTGAGGTGGGTTTTGCTTATTTTTGATTTCCTGTGATCCTTTTTGGCTCAATCTGTTTTGGGTTATGTGATTCTTGTATTTCATTCTGTTTCTGGGTATATACCTTTGACCAATATCAGTCTTTTACTTCCATTAaaagtttttcctttttgttcAATATGATGAGGTTAATGTTTTCTTTGGGTTATGGTTTAGTATATATATGGGTTTTGCTTATTATTAGTTCCTTAGGGGTTAATCTGACATGATTATGGGATATCTTTCTGCTTGTGGTCATGTAGATGgaggatgatgaagaagaggacTCGTGATCATTCTTTGTGGGTTAATGAGTTTAGTTTCAATTAGAGGTCTTCAATGATAATGGCGGTAAAGATCAGGGATATAAAGCCTCTTCTACTGAAATTTGGGGTGGCCTTGGCTCTCTCTTTTGCtggatttctctattctcgtcTCAGAACCAGAAGGATCAAGCCCTCTCAACCTCCTCCACGCTCTTCGGGTTCGTCTTCACCTTTATTTGTTCTGTTTCAGTTGAGCTCTCCTTTTATTATATGAGTTTGATTTAGTCAACGTTTTGGTTATATTTTCTGTATAGATACAGAAAATGAAGCTGATTTGGGAGTAAGACCTCGGCAGAAGGATGTCCTTAATAATGCCACCTGGAAAGCACACAGTTCTTCCAAGGCTAGGATTGCATCAGAAAAATATGTATGTTTAGCTGGATCTTCAAGTCTCAGATTTATTCCATAAATGCTTAGTTTTGTTGTTTATGACTCAAGTTTATACCAGAAACAAATTCTTAGTTACACATGAACAGATTTTTACAGCTTCgtttaaacaaaaaacaaaatgattGGTTTGATTGGTGCTGGTAGCATTACATCTTATTTTTGACATACAGAGGATGATAAAAGCCAGGAAAGCTCATTTTGCTTAATGACTATCCTAAATAATTGTGTCACATTTCCAATTATAGAATCAAATATGCAGGATTTTCTTAATTCCTTCTCCCCTCTGTTTTCCCCTGATATGTGTTGCAACCAAACAAAGAAGGTTGAGGTGTTGATCGCAAGTACATAACTCGTTCATGCGATAAATTTCAAATGTTCTTGTCTGTCTGCCACTTCTGAAAATTAGGATTTTTGACATCTTGTAGTTACTAATCACACACATCCTATTGCAACTTtccattttccattttttttttgtttctcaaCCACAAGAGGGAATATATTCATAACACATACTTCAAAAGTTCAAAGTCCAAATTATGCCTTTTGAAATGACTAGGAATGAGTTTACAGCCTAGTATGAAGAATCAAATCAATGATCATGTTCCTACTGGATTCAATTTCAGTGAACTATTCAttaatttgtttcattttttttaccaGGAAGACACATACATGCCAAAGGTCAGTGTTGATGATTGCACATCCAGTATTTCTCCAAGCAATAAACATATTAGGGTTAAAGATAGTTTGCTCTTGCCAGAGTTCAATGATCTTGTGAATGAATTTGACTTTGCTGGCCCCAAGTCTGGATATTCTCCAATGAAGAATGTTGAAACTCCTATGTCAGATGTGGAGACTCCAAGGGCATTTAGAACTTTAGAAAAGGACGATTATGAGCTAGAAATCAGACACCTCAGAGACATGGTTAGAAAGCTTCGAGAGAGGGAGCGGCATCTTGAGGTCCAGTTGCTAGAGTATTATGGCCTTAAAGAGCAGGAGACTGCTGTAATGGAGCTCCAAAATCGGTTGAAGATAAGCAGTATGGAGGCTAAGCTTTTTAGTCTCAAGATCGAGTCCTTACAGGCAGAAAACCGTAGACTAGAGGGACAAGCTTCTAATCATGCAAAAGTGGTCGCTGAGCTTGAGGCTACTAGGGCAAAAATTCAGATGCTTAAAAAGAAACTCAGATCCGAAGCTGAACACAACAAAGAACAGATCTTAAGTCTTAAGAAAAGAGTTGAAAATTTGCAAGACAATGAAGCTGCCGCCGTTAATTTAGAGATTCAATTAAAGCTGAGAAGGCTAAAAGATTTGGAGGGTGAAACAGAAGAGTTGAGAGCATCTAATTTGAGGTTGCAACTACAAAATTCTGAGTTGGCTCGGAGGTTGGAATCCACACAAATCCTAGCAAATTCTATTCTGGAAGATCCAGAGGTATGAATTTCATCATATGTTCTAATTGTTTTCTGTCTCCCTCTGATCATTATTGTTTAATGACATATATTAATGTGTATGCTTTTTTTCCAGGCAGAAGCATTGAAAAAAGAGAGGGATCGCTTAAGACAAGAAAATGAAGATTTGGCAAAGGAAATTGAGCAACTTCGTGTTGATCGAAGTTCTGATGTTGAAGAATTAGTTTACCTCAGGTGGATAAATGCTTGCTTACGTTATGAGTTGCGGAATTATCAGCCCCCAACTGGTAAAACTGTGGCAAGGGACTTGAGTAAATCACTAAGCCATAAATCTGAAGAGAAAGCCAAGCAGCTAATACTTGAATATGCAAACACTGAAGGGGCAGGGGATAAGGGGAGTCACATTGATTTTGAATCTGATAGATGGACATCCCCAACTTCCCTTGTTACAGACTCGGGAGAGTATGATGACTTTTCCGCTGATCATTCATCTGCTACAAAAACTCATACCTCGAGTAAGCATAAGTTATTCAGCAAGCTTAGGAGGATTATACGGGGTAAAGACACCCATGATCAACACCATTCAGAAGATAACTATTCTCCATATGGCAGTTCAAGTAAATCAGTAGCAGCTTATGGTGGACCTGAGGGTCAGAGTAACATATTTTCATCTCATAGTTCTTCTCGAGCTTCTTTAGATCTTCCCAGATGGAGGAGTCCAAAGGAACATGATTCTAAGGATACACACAGTGTTCAGAGACATAGTGATGTTGGAGTTTTCCCAGGGTATAAGAGATTTATCTTGGGT encodes the following:
- the LOC133725315 gene encoding protein CHUP1, chloroplastic isoform X1, with translation MIMAVKIRDIKPLLLKFGVALALSFAGFLYSRLRTRRIKPSQPPPRSSDTENEADLGVRPRQKDVLNNATWKAHSSSKARIASEKYEDTYMPKVSVDDCTSSISPSNKHIRVKDSLLLPEFNDLVNEFDFAGPKSGYSPMKNVETPMSDVETPRAFRTLEKDDYELEIRHLRDMVRKLRERERHLEVQLLEYYGLKEQETAVMELQNRLKISSMEAKLFSLKIESLQAENRRLEGQASNHAKVVAELEATRAKIQMLKKKLRSEAEHNKEQILSLKKRVENLQDNEAAAVNLEIQLKLRRLKDLEGETEELRASNLRLQLQNSELARRLESTQILANSILEDPEAEALKKERDRLRQENEDLAKEIEQLRVDRSSDVEELVYLRWINACLRYELRNYQPPTGKTVARDLSKSLSHKSEEKAKQLILEYANTEGAGDKGSHIDFESDRWTSPTSLVTDSGEYDDFSADHSSATKTHTSSKHKLFSKLRRIIRGKDTHDQHHSEDNYSPYGSSSKSVAAYGGPEGQSNIFSSHSSSRASLDLPRWRSPKEHDSKDTHSVQRHSDVGVFPGYKRFILGGEGSTDSPPKDQFDHDSDSAEKSELVKYAEALKTSRTGTPALKPNVHRKSASAS
- the LOC133725315 gene encoding protein CHUP1, chloroplastic isoform X2, whose translation is MIMAVKIRDIKPLLLKFGVALALSFAGFLYSRLRTRRIKPSQPPPRSSENEADLGVRPRQKDVLNNATWKAHSSSKARIASEKYEDTYMPKVSVDDCTSSISPSNKHIRVKDSLLLPEFNDLVNEFDFAGPKSGYSPMKNVETPMSDVETPRAFRTLEKDDYELEIRHLRDMVRKLRERERHLEVQLLEYYGLKEQETAVMELQNRLKISSMEAKLFSLKIESLQAENRRLEGQASNHAKVVAELEATRAKIQMLKKKLRSEAEHNKEQILSLKKRVENLQDNEAAAVNLEIQLKLRRLKDLEGETEELRASNLRLQLQNSELARRLESTQILANSILEDPEAEALKKERDRLRQENEDLAKEIEQLRVDRSSDVEELVYLRWINACLRYELRNYQPPTGKTVARDLSKSLSHKSEEKAKQLILEYANTEGAGDKGSHIDFESDRWTSPTSLVTDSGEYDDFSADHSSATKTHTSSKHKLFSKLRRIIRGKDTHDQHHSEDNYSPYGSSSKSVAAYGGPEGQSNIFSSHSSSRASLDLPRWRSPKEHDSKDTHSVQRHSDVGVFPGYKRFILGGEGSTDSPPKDQFDHDSDSAEKSELVKYAEALKTSRTGTPALKPNVHRKSASAS